One Triplophysa dalaica isolate WHDGS20190420 chromosome 1, ASM1584641v1, whole genome shotgun sequence DNA segment encodes these proteins:
- the si:dkey-85k7.12 gene encoding LOW QUALITY PROTEIN: interferon-induced very large GTPase 1 (The sequence of the model RefSeq protein was modified relative to this genomic sequence to represent the inferred CDS: inserted 7 bases in 4 codons; deleted 2 bases in 2 codons; substituted 11 bases at 11 genomic stop codons) translates to MLGFQHAGAAVVDKFCPYCGQFTIQTLRNGLFPEVHEELSMTRSGAPHSGAPPEEDVEEEQQRRKQKTPWRPSHRTTPWADDEADCTPSPPVREERHDDDRRLPAGLGCSVKRARSVGSMDGIPPVLAYLLRQNYSDHNVATQAWRSFFLKWMCMNLDNVSRXSLSWFQELKKENSTFSKNKEXIKQLDQQISSSSLXKHFLCEMGQLXEAVVSLPENVESHKQMLHLPRLCAELMLDGFPLELVEGDASNIPLRWVNDVLQHLNSLVQPNNKVMMVKVLGVQSTRKSTLLNTVFGCTRGTLMQLIKVTEDIRGELDCDYLVIIDQGLAKLDDSHPXEXATLVVELSDITIINIVMENCTEMXEILQIVAHAFLRTKEIVKIXIVHQNVADVSPHDKNMRDLNVKTXAAAKAESKYKTFSDVMEYDRDTGNWYIPGLWHGNPPMAQVNAGYSEAVYDLXKKMIALIKKQKTQITRXNITEFLXWTKSLWNSVKYXMFIFSFRNSLVADTYMRYVXKWEWSFKKHMHSWLTRAEARVSNFEMMKLKSDKSDLQDLLHRLKPEAVRHTEKVTMENLSKYFEQTEGQVXLVEKYREDFVSSVKSLRREILSSL, encoded by the exons ATGCTGGGTTTCCAGCACGCTGGGGCAGCCGTTGTGGATAAGTTCTGCCCATACTGCGGGCAGTTCACGATTCAGACGTTGCGTAACGGGCTTTTCCCTGAAGTGCATGAGGAACTCAGTATGACCCGCTCCGGTGCCCCCCACTCAGGCGCCCCCCCTGAAGAAGATGTCGAAGAGGAGCAGCAGCGGCGGAAGCAGAAGACCCCATGGAGACCCAGCCATCGAACCACCCCCTGGGCGGACGATGAAGCAGATTGTACTCCTAGTCCCCCTGTCAGGGAGGAGCGTCACGATGATGACcgacgcctccctgcagggttggggtgcagtgtgaAACGGGCACGCAGTGTCGGGTCGATGGACGGGATCCCGCCTGTGTTGGCATATCTACTGCGCCAGAACtacagtgaccacaatgttgcca CTCAAGCCTGGAGATCTTTTTTCTTGAAGTGGATGTGTATGAATCTTGACAATGTCTCCCGATAAAGCCTCTCTTGGTTCCAAGagctaaagaaagaaaatagtacattttcaaaaaacaaagaGTAAATTAAACAGCTGGACCAACAAATCTCCAGTAGTTCCT CAAAGCACTTTTTGTGTGAAATGGGACAACTTTAAGAAGCTGTGGTGTCACTTCCAGAAAATGTAGAATCACATAAACAAATGCTTCACTTACCCAGATTATGTGCTGAGCTGATGTTGGATGGCTTCCCTTTGGAGCTGGTTGAAGGAGATGCATCGAATATTCCTCTCAGATGGGTAAATGATGTGCTTCAGCATTTAAACTCTTTGGTGCAGCCAAATAATAAAGTCATGATGGTAAAAGTTTTAGGAGTCCAGAGCACCAGAAAGTCCACTTTGCTGAACACTGTGTTTGGATGCACCAGAGGAACTTTAATGCAACTGATCAAGGTCACAGAAGATATCAGAGGTGAACTTGACTGTGATTATTTAGTCATAATTGACCAAGGGTTGGCAAAATTAGATGATAGTCACCC TGAATAAGCCACCCTTGTTGTTGAGCTGAGTGATATCACAATTATCAATATTGTCATGGAGAACTGCACAGAAATGTAGGAAATTCTGCAGATTGTTGCCCATGCTTTCCTCAGGACGAAGGAAATAGTCAAAAT AATTGTCCACCAAAATGTTGCCGATGTATCACCACATGATAAGAACATGAGAGATCTGAATGTCAAGACATAGGCAGCAGCTAAAGCAGAGAGCAAGTATAAAACTTTTAGTGATGTGATGGAGTACGATCGAGACACTGGCAACTGGTACATACCCGGACTCTGGCATGGTAATCCTCCAATGGCACAAGTGAATGCTGGCTACTCTGAGGCTGTCTATgacctttaaaagaaaatgattgcTTTGATtaagaaacagaaaacacaaatcacaAGATAGAACATAACTGAGTTTTTGTAGTGGACAAAAAGCTTGTGGAATTCAGTGAAAtattaaatgttcatatttagCTTCAGAAATAGCTTGGTGGCGGATACATACATGAGATATGT TAAATGGGAATGGTCGTTCAAGAAGCACATGCACTCT TGGTTAACTCGAGCTGAAGCTAGGGTGTCAAACTTTGAGATGATGAAACTGAAATCAGACAAGTCAGACCTTCAAGACCTGTTACACAGACTGAAACCAGAAGCTGTCAGACACACTGAAAAAGTC ACTATGGAAAACCTTTCCAAATACTTTGAACAAACAGAAGGTCAAGTCTAACTTGTGGAAAAATACAGAGAAGATTTTGTGAGCAGTGTAAAATCTCTCAGGAGGGAAATTCTGAGCTCTCTGTGA
- the si:dkey-85k7.10 gene encoding uncharacterized protein si:dkey-85k7.10, producing the protein MGIRGRNLKRICQRYGDKLRYATLYDSSRRIALYSAYSFKKSDGQRRMDTPWMYEPQLVTADENGNMRVLPSSGETDPLIEESQALLADYIDAVQYERGQLNPDQHQADNQDKASTYTLTNVVPLITDLLEGPWSAYTDMLRRRLNNFCHGVAYVVTGVTVSGLTIQREREDRIAVPKHLWSAYCCPRFDNNSPYDVRYMFPTYAAYAFNAIGYSVTEVPLKTLEAFLKNQTDVDKTLLTCLILKSQAAVVEDFNHVDRCKDFLYMGTPPRAYLSSSVKKICQQYMDKPRFISFYDPQKHIPIYSAYTFEKSDGDKRGDVPWMFEPQLATEKSSSNMEPFPQSSLMHKNFEDTQAVLDDYADVIQYERGQLNPDEHQADPMDKAATYTLTNVIPLIREFSFGPWSTQVELIRKRLNNYCHGKAYVITGVTTSGNMIRRDNLDRVAIPEYIWTAYCCTDFDHNAPYSERYKLPVFGAYGLNDRVNNHIVEVPIKNLEKFLKGKMDVDKSFQIFYNDCVPDT; encoded by the exons ATGGGTATTCGAGGCAGAAATCTGAAGAGGATATGCCAGCGCTATGGAGATAAACTACGTTATGCAACACTGTATGACAGCAGTCGCAGAATTGCACTTTACTCAGCTTATTCCTTCAAAAAGTCAGATGGACAGAGGAGGATGGACACACCCTGGATGTATGAACCACAG CTAGTTACTGCTGATGAAAATGGGAACATGAGAGTGCTGCCCTCTAGTGGTGAAACAGACCCACTAATTGAAGAGAGCCAGGCTCTGCTTGCCGATTATATTGATGCAGTACAGTACGAGCGTGGGCAACTTAACCCTGATCAGCACCAGGCGGACAACCAAGACAAAGCGTCTACCTACACGCTCACAAATGTGGTGCCTCTAATCACAGATCTTTTGGAAGGCCCATGGAGTGCATATACCGATATGTTGCGGCGTCGACTGAATAACTTCTGCCATGGGGTTGCTTATGTGGTGACTGGGGTAACTGTTTCAGGGTTAACAAtccaaagagaaagagaggatcGTATAGCTGTCCCTAAGCACCTATGGTCGGCTTACTGCTGCCCACGATTTGACAACAACTCACCCTATGATGTACGGTACATGTTTCCCACCTATGCGGCATATGCTTTCAATGCGATAGGATACAGTGTTACAGAAGTGCCTTTGAAGACTTTGGAAGCTTTTTTGAAGAACCAGACTGACGTGGATAAAA CCTTGCTTACATGTTTGATATTGAAATCACAAGCAGCAGTGGTGGAGGACTTCAACCACGTAGACCGCTGTAAGGATTTCCTTTACATGGGCACTCCACCAAGAGCTTACCTAAGTTCTTCAGTTAAAAAGATCTGTCAGCAATATATGGACAAGCCCCGCTTCATCTCCTTCTATGACCCCCAAAAACACATCCCGATATACTCAGCTTACACCTTCGAGAAATCAGACGGGGACAAGCGAGGAGATGTCCCCTGGATGTTTGAACCACAG CTGGCAACTGAGAAGAGTAGTAGTAACATGGAACCCTTTCCCCAGTCCTCCTTAATGCATAAAAACTTTGAAGACACACAGGCTGTGCTGGATGACTATGCTGATGTGATCCAATATGAACGTGGCCAATTGAACCCAGATGAGCATCAGGCTGACCCGATGGACAAGGCTGCCACCTATACCTTGACAAATGTGATTCCTCTGATAAGGGAGTTTAGTTTTGGGCCCTGGAGCACACAGGTAGAGCTTATCCGCAAACGACTTAACAACTATTGTCATGGAAAAGCTTATGTGATAACTGGGGTTACAACATCGGGTAACATGATCCGACGTGATAACCTAGATCGAGTGGCCATTCCAGAGTACATTTGGACAGCCTATTGCTGCACAGATTTTGATCATAATGCGCCTTATTCAGAGCGCTATAAGCTTCCCGTGTTTGGGGCTTATGGCCTTAATGATCGGGTGAACAACCATATAGTGGAAGTTCCAATTAAAAATCTAGAGAAGTTTCTCAAGGGCAAAATGGATGTGGATAAGAGCTTCCAGATATTTTACAATGACTGTGTGCCAGACACATAA
- the ufsp1 gene encoding inactive Ufm1-specific protease 1 codes for MDDTKQRELSHETEGIDWGGQVSRPTQLMVHKNSWSDALVKNAHEGLNLPSPDCDRCSVITGECLYYHYGCDGKDDRGWGCGYRTLQTIASWLCLQSTSVSPRHPPNLSEIQQTLIQIGDKPKSFLGSREWIGTIEAVLVLDQLYDVPCRIVHVRHGKELVQAVADLHNHFCTHGSPVMMGGDRDNSSKGILGVCTGTNGSYLLVMDPHYFGCPLDKNLLQKHGWVSWKPVGSLDQCSFYNLCLPLNLRK; via the coding sequence ATGGACGATACCAAGCAAAGGGAACTCAGTCATGAAACCGAGGGCATAGACTGGGGTGGTCAGGTTTCTCGACCGACTCAATTGATGGTCCACAAGAACTCCTGGAGTGATGCATTAGTTAAGAATGCCCATGAAGGCCTGAATCTGCCATCACCAGACTGTGACAGATGCTCAGTGATAACAGGAGAGTGTCTCTATTACCATTATGGTTGTGATGGAAAGGACGACAGAGGTTGGGGCTGTGGATACAGAACCCTTCAGACCATAGCTTCGTGGCTGTGTCTACAGTCTACCAGTGTGAGCCCCAGACACCCACCCAATCTTTCAGAAATACAACAAACTTTGATACAAATAGGGGACAAACCTAAGTCATTCCTGGGTTCCAGAGAGTGGATAGGCACAATTGAGGCAGTACTTGTTCTTGACCAGCTTTATGATGTTCCCTGCCGCATAGTTCATGTGCGGCACGGAAAGGAGCTTGTGCAAGCTGTAGCGGATCTTCATAACCACTTCTGCACTCATGGGTCACCTGTTATGATGGGAGGAGACCGGGACAATTCTTCTAAAGGTATCTTAGGTGTGTGCACAGGAACAAATGGTAGCTATCTGCTTGTCATGGACCCTCATTACTTTGGCTGTCCCTTAGATAAAAACTTGTTGCAAAAGCATGGTTGGGTTTCATGGAAACCAGTTGGTTCTCTGGATCAGTGCTCTTTCTACAATCTTTGTCTGCCTCTTAATCTTAGGAAGTGA